The genomic stretch CCTGATTGGCTGCATGACCGCACTGGAGATGGGCCACGGCATGCTGGTGGCCTCGGTCAGTGGCGTCATCACTGGGGTATTCGGTGGAATCCTGCGGGATATTTTCTGCAACGACATCCCGCTGATCTTCCGTCGCGAGCTGTACGCCAGCGTGTCGTTCCTCGCCGCCTGGTGCTACATGCTGTGCATCTATCTGGAACTGCCCAGCGAGCAAGCGATCCTGTTGACCCTGTTCAGCGGTTTCCTGTTGCGTCTGTTGGCAATCCGTTTTCACTGGGAAATGCCCAAGTTCGTCTACAACGACGAGCACTGACGCGTCGCATGCTGGTTCAGCGCCCATTCCACATGTTCGCGGACCAGTTCGGAGGGGTAATCCCGGCGCGCCTTCAAGGCCTCCAGCACGGGAATGCTGGAGGGCGCATTCCCCAGTCCCACCGCCAGGTTGCGCAACCAGCGTTCATAACCGGCGCGGCGCAGCGGCGAGCCCTCGGTGCTGCTGAGGAATTTATCCTCATCCCACATAAATAACTCGGCCAGTGCGGCGTTATCCAGATTGTGGCGTGGCTTGAAATCGCTTTCTCCTGAGGGGCGGGCGAAACGATTCCACGGGCAAACGATCTGACAGTCATCACAGCCAAACACGCGGTTGCCGATCAGCGGTCGCAGATCCTCGGGGATGGCGCTCTTGAGTTCAATGGTCAGGTAGGAAATGCAGCGCCGGGCGTCCAGCACATAGGGCCCGACGAAGGCATTGGTCGGGCAGATATCCAGGCAGGCCGTGCAGCGGCCGCAGTGTTCGGTACTGTGAGGCGGGTCGATGGGCAGCGGCAGGTCGACAAACAGTTCACTGAGGAAGAAGTAGCTGCCGGCCTTGCGGTTGAGGACCAGGGTGTTTTTGCCGATCCAGCCCAGCCCGGCCTTTTCAGCAATGGCTTTTTCCAGCACCGGGGCGCTGTCGACAAAGGCGCGAAAACCAAACGGGCCGATCTGGGCCTGGATGCGGTCGGCCAGTTGCTGCACACGCTTGCGGATCAGCTTGTGGTAGTCGCGGCCCAAGGCGTAGCGGGAGATATAGGCTTTTTCGGGTTGGGCCAGCAGTTGCGCCATTTGTGTGTCGCCAGGCAGGTAGTCCATGCGCAGGGACACCACGCGTAAGGTGCCGGGCACCAGTTCGTCCGGGTGCGAGCGTTTGCTGCCATGGGCGCCCATGTAGTCCATCTCGCCGTGATAGCCCGCGTCGAGCCAGCGCTGCAGGTGCTGTTCATGCTCGGCCAGGTCCAGGCCGCTGATGCCGACTTGTTGAAAGCCCAACTCGCGGCCCCAGTCTTTGATCGATTGGGCGAGGGCAGGCAGATCGGTGGTAATAGCAGGCATGAGACGAGAGAAACCGCAGGTTAGATGCGTATAATTCTGCCAGACATCGGAGCTTGAAGACGCATGCCGCAGACAAAACACGAAATAACCGACGTTCAGCCCCTGTTGCCCGGCCATTTGCCGCAACTGGCTGCGCGCTCCCCAGCGGCCCACAAGGGCCAGTTTGGCCACGTCCTGGTGATTGGCGGCGACCATGGTTTTGGCGGCGCGGCGCTGCTGAGTGCCGAAAGTGCCCTGCGCAGTGGTGCTGGCCTAGTGTCCCTGGCGATCCGCAGTGAACACGTTCCGGCCGCCCTGGCTCGGTTGCCGGAAGTCATGGCGCGGGGCGTGCATTCGGCCAATCAGTTGATGGGCTTGCTGGAAAAAGTCTCGGTGATCGTTATCGGCCCAGGCCTGGGCGACATGGCGTGGGGCAAAAGCCTGCTGTCGGTGGCGGCCAATGCCCGGCAACCCCAGGTCTGGGATGCTGACGCTTTGAACCTGCTGGCTGCAGGCCATGTCAATCTGCCGGCCGATTGCGTGATCACTCCGCACCCGGGGGAAGCGGCGCGGCTGATGGGGATCTCGACAGCCGAGGTTCAGGCCGACCGGCTTAAGGTGGCGCGCGCGCTGAGCCAGAAATTCAATGCAGTCACGGTGCTCAAGGGGGCTGCTAGCCTGATCGCCAGCCCGGATGGACGTGTGGCGCGTTGTGATCAGGGGCATCCGGCCATGGCTTCGGCGGGCCTGGGTGATGTGCTCGCGGGCCTTGTCGGTGCATTGCTGGCCCAAGGCATGCCGGGGTTCGAGGCCGCCAGCCTGGCGGTGTGGTTGCATGCCGCGGCGGGCGATCGCCAGGGCGCCTTTGGCCGAGGCCTGGCTGCCAGCGACCTGATTCCCGCCATTCGTCAGTTGTTGGAGGAGCAGTCACCGTGTCTGAAGTAACGCTGTTTATTGCGGATGAAGAGGCCATGGTGGCTTTTGGCAAACGCATTGCCGAAATCACCCGGGGCGCGGGCCTGATTTTTCTGCAAGGGGATCTTGGAGCCGGCAAAACCACGCTGTCGCGCGGCATCATTCGCGGGCTTGGGCATACCGGCGCGGTGAAAAGTCCGACCTTCACCCTGGTAGAACCTTACGAGATCGGTGACGTGCGGGCGTTCCATTTCGACCTGTATCGCCTGGTGGATCCTGAGGAATTGGAGTACATGGGCATCCGTGATTACTTCGACGGCGACGCTTTATGCCTGATCGAGTGGCCGGACAAAGGCACAGGCTTTTTGCCAAAGCCCGACCTGACCATTACCATTACCCCGCATGAGCATGGACGTCAGTTGAAATTGTTGTCCCAGAGCGCGCGCAGTGAGTCCTGGTGTGCCGCTTTGGCTTTGGAATTCTAATAATGGGTGGGTTAGGTATGCGCTTTCGCGCGTTGGTTGCTGTCGTGGGGGTGTTGCTTGCGGCAATGACTGTCAATGCTCTGGCCGTTTCACAGGTAAAAAGTGTGCGCCTGTGGCGAGCACCGGATAACACGCGACTGGTGTTCGACCTGTCTGGCCCCGTCCAGCACAGCGTCTTTACCCTGACGGCCCCTGATCGCCTGGTGATCGACATCAACGGTGCGACCCTGGCCGCGCCCTTGAAGGTCTCCACTGCCAACACGCCGATTACCGCGATGCGTTCGGCCCAGCGCACACCGACCGACCTGCGGGTGGTCATCGACCTGAAGAAGGTCGTCACGCCCAAGAGTTTTTCCCTCGCGCCGAATGCCCAGTATGGCAACCGTCTGGTGGTCGATCTGTTTGACAATCCGGCCGACGCCGCGCCAACCCCGGCGCCGACCCCTGCTGTTGCCACGACACCTGCCGTGCCGGTCAACCCCGCCCAGCCCCAGGTCAAGTTGCCACCGCTGCCGCCAGCGCCGGCCGGCAAGCGTGACGTGATCGTGGTGATCGACGCCGGCCATGGCGGTGAAGACCCGGGCGCTTCCGGCTCCCGTGGCCAGCACGAAAAAGACGTGGTCCTGGCCATCGCCCGTGAACTGCAGCGCCAGATCAACGGGATGAAAGGCTACCGCGCCGAATTGACCCGTACCGGTGACTACTTCATCCCATTGCGTGGGCGCACTGAAATCGCCCGTAAGAAGGGCGCCGACCTGTTTGTCTCGATCCACGCCGACGCCGCACCGTCCAAGGCGGCCTTTGGCGCTTCGGTGTTTGCCCTGTCGGATCGCGGTGCCACATCCGAGACCGCACGCTGGCTGGCCGACAGCGAAAACCGTTCCGACTTGATCGGTGGTGCCGGCAACGTGTCCCTGGATGACAAGGACCGCATGCTTGCAGGTGTGTTGCTGGATTTGTCGATGACCGCCTCGCTGACCTCCAGCCTGAACGTCGGGCAGAAAGTGCTGAGCAACATGGGCCGGGTCACGCCGCTGCACAAGCAACGGGTGGAGCAGGCCGGGTTTATGGTGCTCAAGTCGCCGGATATCCCGTCGATCCTGGTCGAAACCGGTTTTATCTCCAACGCCAACGAAGCCAACAAGCTGGCCAGTGCCAGCCACCAGCAGGCGCTGGCACGCTCGATCAGCGCTGGCGTGCGCCAGTTCTTCCAGCAGAACCCGCCACCGGGCACCTATATCGCCTGGCTGCGGGACTCCGGGAAGATTGCCCAGGGCCCGCGTGACCACCGGGTGCAGCCTGGCGACACCCTGGCCATGCTGGCGGTACGCTTCCAGGTGTCGGCCGCTACATTGCGTAGCGCCAACAGCCTGAAAACCGACGAACTGAAAGTCGGCC from Pseudomonas fluorescens encodes the following:
- the tsaE gene encoding tRNA (adenosine(37)-N6)-threonylcarbamoyltransferase complex ATPase subunit type 1 TsaE — encoded protein: MSEVTLFIADEEAMVAFGKRIAEITRGAGLIFLQGDLGAGKTTLSRGIIRGLGHTGAVKSPTFTLVEPYEIGDVRAFHFDLYRLVDPEELEYMGIRDYFDGDALCLIEWPDKGTGFLPKPDLTITITPHEHGRQLKLLSQSARSESWCAALALEF
- a CDS encoding N-acetylmuramoyl-L-alanine amidase, translating into MRFRALVAVVGVLLAAMTVNALAVSQVKSVRLWRAPDNTRLVFDLSGPVQHSVFTLTAPDRLVIDINGATLAAPLKVSTANTPITAMRSAQRTPTDLRVVIDLKKVVTPKSFSLAPNAQYGNRLVVDLFDNPADAAPTPAPTPAVATTPAVPVNPAQPQVKLPPLPPAPAGKRDVIVVIDAGHGGEDPGASGSRGQHEKDVVLAIARELQRQINGMKGYRAELTRTGDYFIPLRGRTEIARKKGADLFVSIHADAAPSKAAFGASVFALSDRGATSETARWLADSENRSDLIGGAGNVSLDDKDRMLAGVLLDLSMTASLTSSLNVGQKVLSNMGRVTPLHKQRVEQAGFMVLKSPDIPSILVETGFISNANEANKLASASHQQALARSISAGVRQFFQQNPPPGTYIAWLRDSGKIAQGPRDHRVQPGDTLAMLAVRFQVSAATLRSANSLKTDELKVGQVLTIPGTELAAQ
- a CDS encoding trimeric intracellular cation channel family protein; translated protein: MMLLMLYLIAITAEAMTGALSAGRRGMDWFGVVLIACVTALGGGSVRDVLLGHYPLTWVKHPEYLVLTSVAALVTIFIAPLMRHLRSLFLALDAVGLVAFTLIGCMTALEMGHGMLVASVSGVITGVFGGILRDIFCNDIPLIFRRELYASVSFLAAWCYMLCIYLELPSEQAILLTLFSGFLLRLLAIRFHWEMPKFVYNDEH
- the queG gene encoding tRNA epoxyqueuosine(34) reductase QueG; the encoded protein is MPAITTDLPALAQSIKDWGRELGFQQVGISGLDLAEHEQHLQRWLDAGYHGEMDYMGAHGSKRSHPDELVPGTLRVVSLRMDYLPGDTQMAQLLAQPEKAYISRYALGRDYHKLIRKRVQQLADRIQAQIGPFGFRAFVDSAPVLEKAIAEKAGLGWIGKNTLVLNRKAGSYFFLSELFVDLPLPIDPPHSTEHCGRCTACLDICPTNAFVGPYVLDARRCISYLTIELKSAIPEDLRPLIGNRVFGCDDCQIVCPWNRFARPSGESDFKPRHNLDNAALAELFMWDEDKFLSSTEGSPLRRAGYERWLRNLAVGLGNAPSSIPVLEALKARRDYPSELVREHVEWALNQHATRQCSSL
- a CDS encoding NAD(P)H-hydrate dehydratase, whose protein sequence is MPQTKHEITDVQPLLPGHLPQLAARSPAAHKGQFGHVLVIGGDHGFGGAALLSAESALRSGAGLVSLAIRSEHVPAALARLPEVMARGVHSANQLMGLLEKVSVIVIGPGLGDMAWGKSLLSVAANARQPQVWDADALNLLAAGHVNLPADCVITPHPGEAARLMGISTAEVQADRLKVARALSQKFNAVTVLKGAASLIASPDGRVARCDQGHPAMASAGLGDVLAGLVGALLAQGMPGFEAASLAVWLHAAAGDRQGAFGRGLAASDLIPAIRQLLEEQSPCLK